The Tenebrio molitor chromosome 3, icTenMoli1.1, whole genome shotgun sequence genome contains a region encoding:
- the MESR6 gene encoding UPF0489 protein C5orf22 homolog isoform X1: protein MDRTMYGKIVPGTLHPYQCTLRNGTSPGCPQTKKHEKIPIYVVEYHHEVLPYIYRNIGSKHLPLEGISVVHFDSHPDMLIPKNMPESFVFDKEKLFDEISIENWLLPGAYAGHFKNLWWIKPPWAHQMLDGYRTFTIGKNTNGNIRVDCKENYFISECLVTRTELLDNSKEISLRVVTLGEDFDRRLLTQIEKPFILDVDLDFFSTSNPFREMYSKSDTYSKLKELYKFEAPKNADVFECIQKREKQMEELEEIFKYLQEHRVLPEKCDSKVGIQVKDLREKMLVHYSDEEIDWELVHDAGSTCDDSELPHHVSNDEELEVMFGRFCGFLEGLKITPVIVTVSRSTEDDYTPGEDVEKIQEFVLRTLKDKFDCSEPILDYAKDTEEITNK from the exons ATGGATCGCACGATGTACGGGAAGATAGTTCCGGGAACGCTGCACCCCTATCAGTGCACCCTCAGAAACGGAACTTCACCAGGAT GTCCGCAAACCAAAAAACACGAAAAAATCCCGATTTACGTGGTGGAGTATCATCACGAGGTCCTCCCTTACATTTATCGGAATATCGGTTCCAAACATTTACCGCTGGAAGGTATCAGCGTCGTGCATTTCGATTCGCATCCCGACATGTTGATACCGAAAAACATGCCGGAGAGTTTTGTGTTCGACAAGGAAAAATTGTTCGACGAGATCAGTATTGAAAATTGGCTGTTGCCGGGAGCGTACGCCGGTCATTTCAAGAACCTCTGGTGGATCAAACCGCCTTGGGCGCATCAGATGCTAGACGGCTACCGCACGTTCACGATAGGCAAAAATACGAACGGCAACATAAGAGTAGATTGTAAAGAAAACTATTTCATATCGGAGTGTTTGGTGACGCGAACAGAGCTGTTAGACAACAGTAAAGAAATCAGTTTGAGAGTTGTCACTCTGGGGGAGGATTTCGACAGACGACTGTTGACACAAATCGAAAAACCGTTCATTTTGGATGTagatctcgattttttcagTACCAGTAATCCGTTCAGAGAAATGTACAGTAAGAGCGACACGTATTCAAAACTGAAGGAATTGTACAAGTTCGAGGCTCCAAAAAATGCAGACGTTTTTGAATGCATACAAAAACGTGAGAAGCAAATGGAGGAGTTGGAAGAGATTTTTAAGTACTTGCAGGAGCACAGAGTCCTCCCCGAGAAATGCGATTCCAAAGTAGGGATTCAAGTGAAAGATTTAAGAGAAAAAATGTTGGTACATTATTCGGACGAGGAGATCGACTGGGAATTGGTGCACGATGCAGGTAGTACTTGTGATGATTCGGAATTGCCTCATCATGTCTCCAACGATGAAGAGCTGGAAGTGATGTTCGGTCGTTTCTGTGGATTTCTGGAGGGACTGAAGATCACTCCGGTCATAGTTACCGTGTCAAGGTCTACCGAAGACGATTACACTCCGGGTGAAGATGTTGAAAAGATCCAGGAGTTCGTCTTGAGGACTTTAAAAGATAAATTCGATTGTTCCGAGCCGATTCTCGACTACGCCAAAGATACCGAAGAGattactaataaataa
- the MESR6 gene encoding UPF0489 protein C5orf22 homolog isoform X2: MLIPKNMPESFVFDKEKLFDEISIENWLLPGAYAGHFKNLWWIKPPWAHQMLDGYRTFTIGKNTNGNIRVDCKENYFISECLVTRTELLDNSKEISLRVVTLGEDFDRRLLTQIEKPFILDVDLDFFSTSNPFREMYSKSDTYSKLKELYKFEAPKNADVFECIQKREKQMEELEEIFKYLQEHRVLPEKCDSKVGIQVKDLREKMLVHYSDEEIDWELVHDAGSTCDDSELPHHVSNDEELEVMFGRFCGFLEGLKITPVIVTVSRSTEDDYTPGEDVEKIQEFVLRTLKDKFDCSEPILDYAKDTEEITNK, from the coding sequence ATGTTGATACCGAAAAACATGCCGGAGAGTTTTGTGTTCGACAAGGAAAAATTGTTCGACGAGATCAGTATTGAAAATTGGCTGTTGCCGGGAGCGTACGCCGGTCATTTCAAGAACCTCTGGTGGATCAAACCGCCTTGGGCGCATCAGATGCTAGACGGCTACCGCACGTTCACGATAGGCAAAAATACGAACGGCAACATAAGAGTAGATTGTAAAGAAAACTATTTCATATCGGAGTGTTTGGTGACGCGAACAGAGCTGTTAGACAACAGTAAAGAAATCAGTTTGAGAGTTGTCACTCTGGGGGAGGATTTCGACAGACGACTGTTGACACAAATCGAAAAACCGTTCATTTTGGATGTagatctcgattttttcagTACCAGTAATCCGTTCAGAGAAATGTACAGTAAGAGCGACACGTATTCAAAACTGAAGGAATTGTACAAGTTCGAGGCTCCAAAAAATGCAGACGTTTTTGAATGCATACAAAAACGTGAGAAGCAAATGGAGGAGTTGGAAGAGATTTTTAAGTACTTGCAGGAGCACAGAGTCCTCCCCGAGAAATGCGATTCCAAAGTAGGGATTCAAGTGAAAGATTTAAGAGAAAAAATGTTGGTACATTATTCGGACGAGGAGATCGACTGGGAATTGGTGCACGATGCAGGTAGTACTTGTGATGATTCGGAATTGCCTCATCATGTCTCCAACGATGAAGAGCTGGAAGTGATGTTCGGTCGTTTCTGTGGATTTCTGGAGGGACTGAAGATCACTCCGGTCATAGTTACCGTGTCAAGGTCTACCGAAGACGATTACACTCCGGGTGAAGATGTTGAAAAGATCCAGGAGTTCGTCTTGAGGACTTTAAAAGATAAATTCGATTGTTCCGAGCCGATTCTCGACTACGCCAAAGATACCGAAGAGattactaataaataa